AGCCAACAGCACCGTCACTGCCGCCAGGtgagctccttccttccttccttccttccttccttccttccttccttccttccttccttccttccttccttccttccttccttccttccttccttccttccttccttcactccctccttccttccatcTGCAACAGCTTGTCCCGCAGAATTTCAGCTTCTCAACAGTAAAACTTGTCCGATTGGGCCGGGTTGAGGTTCTTGCTGAGCGAGTGGCGGCCTCTTGGGGGCCCAAACGTTGTGAAACTGTCGTGTGCCGCTCCGTCTCCCAGACAAGCCAAGAAGGGCGCCAAGGCGGCCGGGGGTGGCTCGGCCAACGgcgacgacggcggcggcgctgAGGAGTCGTCTTCTCTGCCCATGTCGTATGACGAGAAACGCCAGCTGAGTCTGGACATCAACCGGCTGCCCGGAGAGAAGCTGGGCCGCGTGGTGCACATCATCCAATCCAGGGAACCTTCCCTGAGGGACTCCAACCCCGACGAGATCGAGATCGACTTTGAGACCCTCAAGCCGTCCACGCTCCGAGAACTGGAGCGCTACGTCAAGTCTTGCCTGCAGAAGAAGCAGAGGAAGCTCTTGcgtgagtcacacacacacacacacagagcagaAGAACTTCAAGGAAGGACGAACGTAGCCGTAGCCGCAGCCGCGAGTGTCAATTCTGCACGCTGACTCGGCGTCGAGCCTCCAAACGTCTGCACCGAGTAGGCGCTcatcgtttgtttgttttctttccagAGAAGCAAGCTGGAGGCGGGGcaacagggggcggggccagtcgTTTGAGTGGCAGCTCATCTTCCTCGTCTGATGACAGCTCCTCGACGGGAACGTCCTCTTCGTCAGACACAGACTGAACTCTCCGGACTTGTTccacccctcccccccacacacacacgcgcacacacacacacacacacacacacacaaaatatataaatatagacACTCAAGTACACACACAGATGTATGTACATAAGCTGAGCTGTTTTTTAGCATCTATCTAGTCTTTGTTTTTGAATTTTGTTCTTTGTGGAGGAAAAGAAAGCCGACACGTTTGCCGTCAGAAGAATGGcctggggggcgggggggcacGCCACGTTGGGGGAGGCATGGCAGCGAGTTTCCGTGACAGACACTTTTGAGTCAATGAAAAGCCTTTGTGATGTCAccacctgccccccccccccccccccccccccccccccactaacaCTACCGCCAAACACCGCTGCGAGGGGGGAACAAGTTTTTAATCTTTCAAATTTTACGTTCTTAATCATCATCAATGTCCTCGTCCCATCGGTCAGGTCACGCCAGCCGGCCACGTGCgacgggcaggcgggcaggggCGGGTTTGTTTTTAGTTGCTCTagttaattttgtattttactaagaaaaaggaaaagagtGATTTGATGTGTTTGCATGCACTCCGTCGGGCCGTACGTCAGCACTGTATAGTAGCTTCCTGTATAGTCGCTTCTCGTCAAGTAGCTTCCCGTGTAGTCGCCATGCTACATGCGTGTGCTACGCGCCAACACGCGAGaagctagaagaaaaaaaaaaaaaagtcatttggtgTAATTACTGATATGGGATCCTTATTTTCTGACTTCCTTTCTTTTCATAAATAAACACGTAACGTGAGCTTGGCCTGGCTGACTCTGCCGCGAGCGCAAGCACGCTAACCTGGGCAAACGGCGGGAATAGCTCGGCTTTGTGGGATCCTTTTCCAGGGCACCTCATTGGTTCTGATATTGAGTAAGACGGGGCGTGTGAGCGATTTGAAATGTTCATGATGGTTGGACAGCGTGCTGCTGTTTGTTGACGTGCGTTCTTTTTTCTCCCGAGGAAGCGGCCCAAACAGACAgatccaaccccccccccccccacacacacacacacacactctctcacacaccaaaaaaaacaccatttcaTTCAAAGTATTGAATAAAACAGAGCAAACTGATGAGTCACAAAACCTTACGGATAGAACCATAGATGTTGAGCAACATAATTTATTTACTTTCCGCAACGGCTATAGTATAATTATACTGCTTACGTCGAAGCTACATTGTGATGAGGGGCTACGAGCTGTAATCTCAACTTTGTATCCAACACTCCCTGGTCTGGTGAAAGTGGCTCCTTGCGCGTCTGTCCGTCGCGCTACATGAGCGTGCAAACCCTGGAGCGTCCTTGCTGCTCGTCCAGGCGGCTCTTGTCGGGGACCACCACGGCACTGTTCCCGTAGCTGCTGTACCAGCCCGACTGGCTACGGCTGAGGTAAGAGGACGGAGGCGgggtggccgccgccgccgccacctgcTGCTGCCTCCACACCAGCAATGACGTGTCCAGGTAGCGCAGGCGAGCGAACGACTCTGACAGGGCTTTGGAGGCCAAGGGAGCGCGGCCGCCGCCAGGGGGCGCGGTGGCGGCGGGAGCGTCTTCTAGCGCGGTTCCACCTGAGGACGACATGCGGACGCCTTGACCCGAAGCCGCCTGGAGGAGGAGAACAAGGAACAGCAGCTTCCACGGTGTTCAGCTTCGGCTCAACTCCACGTGACCCTTGCGCGGGTGGGCGGCGCCTCCGCAGCGTCCGTTACCATGGCGACGCCACTGACGGCGCTCCACTTGACTACCTTTGAGCGTTCCGGAGAGCCCGGCCAGTGGCCGGCGGCCACAGTCCAATACGCAACTCAGCTCGCCGCCCAGCTAACGGCTGATGCTAACCATCGCAGAAACCGAAATTTTCAAGCACACGCTCGTTAGCTGCGTTGTGTGGTGCTTTTCAAGCCCAGGTAATGTGCTTCATTCAAATGCAACAAATATTATTTGTGTCACGCTTGAGCGGCGCGTCTTTGTCAGGCGTGTGTCGGCGAGAGCGCCTCAGTTTTGTGGTCCGGGTAGGAACAAACGATACGAGCCTGAATCAAGTGTTCCTCTACCGAACGGCGCGCACTGCGCTGCGCtacacacttgttttttttcctactgATTTAATTCCTCGTCGTTAATTCAAGGTATTGCTTGTTTAATAATTGGACACGCAGGTGTGATGTTATCAGATTGacttttgtgcgtgtgtgtgtgtgcgtgcgtgcaagtgTAGGTGTgtgagcctgtgtgtgtgtgtgtgtgtgtgtgtgtgtgtgtgtgtgtgtgtgtgtgtgtgtgtgtgtgtgtgtgtgtgtgtgtgtgtgtgtgtgtgtgtgtgtgtgtgtgtatgaagcGTTTTAACTCCGATCGGTGTGTCCATGTTATAAGTGTAGCCAATGATGAAGATCAAGGTGGTGACAAAGATACTGATGATGATAAGACAATTTGAACGATAACAAAGATGACGACAGCGAATGTGAAGACGATGAGAAGGATGGCGATGAGTTCACTCCTCTGATTTCTGGTCCACTTTCGGAACCCTCCCCCTTGGCCTCTCCACACGCACACGCGTGCACGGGACAGAGCGAATTTGTGAGCGCGTGCAGCCAGCCGCCAGCCGAGATTCCCAAGCAGCGCCTCTGCCATGCATTGGACGTGCTCGCTAATGATGTCAGACGCGGGCCACGCCCACCGTCGAGCGGATTAGCGCTCCCTCACGTCAAATCGAGTGACACGTCAAAGTGGCCTCCCGAGCGAGCGGTATCTTGTTGGCACGGTCACTGCAGTCGGCATCGCCGTGGTAACGCGCGCAATCTTTCATTTTTGACTTAGTAAGGCCATATGTGCACGAGTGACATGATTGCCTCTCGCATGTGTACGGGACGTGCGTGCTCTTAAATACGTGGCCGTGGTGGTGAAGATGCGAACACTTTGAATCCAAAAGGAGCGCACGGAGTACGCATATGAACGTGTGTATAGGCAGCAATTAGGTGACGTCGTGCATGCTGCCTTAATTTGACCATCGCCTAATTTGCCTCGTCGCACGTTTGTTCGAAATAACATTtcggttttgttttcttttctccacCCTATCCCCCGTTTTTCTTGGAAAGCACTAGCAAAATAAGTAAGGATTTCTGGCTCATATCTGATACTTATGGAAAACCGGCCCCCCTATTAAAAGCTTTAAATAGCTTGCTTGGGGTGACCTTTCACGCATCCGACTGTGTAATACTGTTTGTTGTATGATGTATGTCTTGGATATTGCGCGAATAAACTAAAACtaaacttgagaaaaaaaaaaaaagaagataaaaCAAACTTTCAAGTGTACGGAGTGTTGTGTGTAAACTTATGAGGttcgatttattttattttgggacGAGGCCGCAACAACAAAATATGTCAACAGTGACAGAGAGCTACAAATGGCTTCCTTGCCCGCCTGGGCGGATTGTCCTTCTGAGCTGTTGCCGCTAGTGTTTTTCATACCTTCAATGGTGTGGATTCATTCAGTTGCTCTGAGCAATCCGCTGCGTCCCACTTTGGATGCCCGCCCTCGAGCTCGCTACAACTATAACAGAGATTTGCGCGCGACTTgcgctgcgtgcgtgcgtgcatgcgtgcgtctaCCCGATTAAACCCCAGCAAGGAAGCTCGCGCGCGCTCGTTGCTGCTGCGGCGGCCGCGTGCATCCCTTTCGTTGTCATCGCTGGGAGCGCGCGCACGAGCGAGCATCGAGGACAGTTGACGCGCGAGCGAGCATCCTCCGTCTTCATCATCgtcgacatcatcatcatcatggtcGTCGTCgttgtggcggcggcggcggcggtgaggTCATTCGGACGGCATGAAGGAAAGGTGCGCGTGCACTAATTGACGTGTTGCGCGTGCGTGAGCGCGGGAATCAACAGGACGGAGCGCCAGAGAAATAGACACGGAGGGAGCGAGTGAGTCGACGTTCGTGACATCGAGGCAAACCGCGAACCGAACCGCGCATACGCCGAACCCTCGGACGCGCCAAGGAGACCGGAAGCAGCTGTGCTCATTGAGTCAAGGGCGGGAATCGCGCTTGCTGTtattctgaaaagaaaaaaaagcgccTCGCACAGTAAGTGCTTTTAGTTTGGAATTCTACTGCTACTTCCTCCTGTGCCTGGTGACGTCATTATTGCGCGAACACCTTTTGGCTAATGTGCAAAGATTCCCCCCCCGCtgtgttgtgtgcgtgtgtgtctgctgTTGCGTTCGGGGTTTTTGTGTTGTGGCGTAAATTGGGCTGTTGCTGTGTGCACATTTGTTATTGTGGTTAAAGGGTTGTCATATAGTAGTGTTTTCTTGGGTGGGTCGGAGTTGGGTGTAAAATGTGAGATTTGTGTGGCAAGTGTGTTGGGTATTGTGTTGTCGAGAGTTGTGCGCGTGTGCATGGTTGTCTGAAGCGTTTAGTGTTGTGATTGGAAACACCTGTGCATTATTGGCTTTTATGTTGCGTAAGGCATGTTCACGGCGTAGCTGTGGCAGCTGTGGCTCAGGCAAGAGTGCGGGTCGGTTAATAACCGGAGGGTTGGCGGTTCGAtcccagctctgtcacaatcaCACGTCGTTGTGTCATTAGGTAAGACGCttcacacaccttgcctccaggtcgccgttgtaaatgagaaagtgttctcaatCGGCTTGCCTGGTAAacaatgaggggggggggggtagggttagggttaccccATAAGCTCTTCGTTGTGtgctgtgtgctgtgtgtgttgtTGCCTTTTATGTTGTGTAAATAGAAAATATACAACAACACACGATTGTAATTTGCGTGCGTCGATTTTGGCCGATTGGTTAAGCGCCGCCCCTGTGATCCCCCCCCTCAGTGGAGGTGCGCGCgtcactgctgctgctggcgctACACTGCGGCGCGGTGGCGCTGTGTGGCTGCGAGCCGCGCGTGGTCAACGTGGGCGCCGTCTTGAGCCAGAAGCGCTACGAGGAGGTGTTCCGCGAGGCAGTGGCACATGCCAACGCCGCTTACGGCCGCGACCGCTTCAAGATGAACGCCATCGCCGTCACGCACAAGGCCAACGCCATCCAAATGGCGCTCTCTGTCTGCGAGGACCTCATCTCCAACCAGGTTAGTCCCTCCCACGCTGGCGTGCGGCCTCCCTCACagaggcgtggcgtggcgtttcAGGTGTACGCCATCTTGGTGAGCCACCCGCCTCAGTCTAACGACCACCTGACGCCGACGCCCGTGTCCTACACTGCTGGCTTCTACCGCATCCCCGTGGTGGGCCTGACCACGCGCATGTCCATCTACTCCGACAAGGTGAGCCACGAGCGCTCGGCCGCTTGCCCGCCCGCCGTTCGCCAACTGTTGACACCCCGTGCAGAGCATCCACCTGTCCTTCCTGCGGACGGTGCCCCCGTACTCGCACCAGGCCAGCGTCTGGTTCGACCTGATGCGAGAGTTCCGCTGGAACCACATCATCCTCATTGTCAGCGACGACCACGAAGGACGGGCCGCGCAGAAGAGGCTGGAAACGCTCCTGGAGGAGAAGGAGACCAAGGTGACTCAGCTGACGGGGGGGTTCGCGCGCTGGCctcacccacgcacacacaaaccaacAAGGGGCCAACAATGGCGATGCACATGCATGCCGTGGCTATGACCTGACACACATAACACattcacacacgcgcgcacacacccaAACAGTGAGAGAAGTATAGATGGCTCATGCGCGCtgtgagcacacacacaaggcGGCCGGTGCCGGCCATCTTGGGACTgagccgctcgatcgctcctatAACGTTACGGTCGACCGACTTTGAAGTAACCTCTCGATTGCTCAACGCAACCGAATTTGGAACGGCCCGCTTTGCCGGTCGGGTCGACGTCAGAGAGCTACTTATTGACACAAACGCAAGCTTTTCCGTTTTCTTTGAAATGTGCGATGTAAACATTCAGTCTCAAGGATAGCCACGTTATTGAGGTCTGTAATCAATTCATAGTGCTACTTTCTAAAACGGCCGACAGGTGGCGCCGCCGCCATAAGCCATCTAGCCTTTGCTATCCAAATCTATGGGGAGAAGTAGCTACAATACACACGTGCGCGCACGCGTCTTCCTCGTGTGTCTTTGTGAGGACGTTCTCATGGCGACAGCGCATCCCACGGTTCAATGTGTGACGTcgttgccacggcaacactTTTGAacatgggggggagggggcgggcgggcgtCCTCACAAACGCACCGGCGGGATTTGCTGCGTCACCCCCCTGGTCATCTTCCTGCTTCTTCTTCGCTTCCTCCTCGTGGGGTCATGTGATAGGTGAAGCGGGGTCACGTGACTGGGGCTCAGGTAGCTCACCCAATGATGGCAGTGcttcaacttttctttttgctCCCAAGTCAGCGTCTTACAGCACTGAGCTCGATAATGGAGTCAGTCGCTCAAGTGGCTTTGTTCACAATGAAGCGCTCCCATTCATCGTCATACTTTATCCAGCCACTCACACGGCTCGGATGGTGTCCCGACCCGAAGCTTGCGGCCCGGTGAACGCGTGGAAGTTACTGCCCCCCCCCACGACCCCGACCCCTCCTGATGCTCCATCCCCAGTGAAAGCAAGGACAAGGATGAGGATGAGACAAGATGGAGCATTTGCGCCCCTGCTAATGTTCCTTCTTGTTTGATTTGTCGTCACATAAGCCATTCCAGTTGTGTCCGCCTTAGACTTGGTTGAGGAATTCTCCAGTTTGGGTCCTTCTCAGCATCTCGTTCCCGTCGTGCTCCGCCTGTCTGTCCACTCAGGTTCATTTCATCTTCACGCTTGGGAACGTGGGCCCCACTGACGTGGGGCACGCTGGCGTAGTGCCGCTGTGCTAGCTGAGCCATCAGCACTAACAACGATGTCGCCAATTTTGCCTGAATGACCCATTTGAGGTTTGCGCAGAGCTGAGCTGACGGTTTCATTCAGTGCCCAATGAACATTGTTTGCCGCTTTTGTGCCAAACGGCTCAGTGAGATTTGTTCGGCCTCCCCGGTCTGCACCAACTTGACTTAAATTTGTCTCCCATTGtcagctcatttgcatatcaaacaaatgacacaaagcGGACACAAAGATGTCACCGTTTGACacgaaaaaacaaaagcaaccaaaagaaaaatagaaagcgcgcacacacacacacacacacacacacacacacacgcacacacacacaagtcaatCTGATGACATCACACCTGCGTGTCCAATCACGTCGGCAGATTTCACGTGTCCGTTCTCAGCGTGTGTGTTTCGGTCCTGTTGTGCGAGTGCGTGTTGttttgcggtgtgtgtgtgtgtgtgtgtgtgacgttcTCTCTGTTGTCGCATGACCATCAGACTAAAATCAGGAACTATGAAAACATGGAGCATCACGGCTTTGACTTCCGGAGAACGCCTAAGGTAGAAGATTGTCTAAGGTAGAACGCTTGCATGGTCCAAACGCTGcacgccgaccgaccgaccgaccgaccgacccacccacccactcaccgaTCTTGTCCACCGGCCGAAGCCCTGCCCACCCGATCCAGAGATAGCCCTTATCCTGGAGGCAGCCATCTTTCTTTTGGTTTGTCATGACTTTGGGAATGCAGGACAGATACACCcttgcacccccccacccccaacccaTGTGAGGGATGCATGCGGGGTCTGACGAACACCGCccgccgggcgggcgggcggttggGACCTACCACTTCTCTGCCAACACCCCCCCTCTCAAATCTTTGGTTTGATTTGCGCTCGCTAACATGCACGTCCCTGATTGGTTGGTCTTGCATGTCTATCAGCTTTCACTTTCCGCTCCCCATTGGATGCCCTTCCTACCCCCGGCCGGCCCCTGCACAAATGATTCTTATTCCTACTGGTACAGGACGAGTGGGAGCATGGTCACAGAATGGGAGGGCGGCCAATGTGCTAACCTAGTCTGTGCTATGATGTGTTGTGACGTGTCTGTGTGGACTTCAGGCTGAGAAGGTTCTGCTGTTTGGTCCGGACACCAACCTCACTGCCCTGCTCATGGACGCCAAAGACCTGGAGGCTCGCGTCATCATCCTCTCTGCCAGGTCAGTGAGCTAACCTGTGCACACCATCTACTAGCTGCTTGTGGCTTACATAATGTTGAGCTCTTGCTCACAACGAGCGAGGATAAGCGGTAGAGGACGGACGGCACTTGTTAATTTGCTTTAGATGCTAACAACAGGGTAATTGGGGACGTTGATAAATAGAGCTGCGTGTCATCTGCATCGCCATGAGCATTTCACCCAAAGGTAGCAGATACAGACTGAAAAAAAAGTTGTCTGATGAGTGACCCTTGAGGGaatcctcatcatcatcggttcTCTTGCTCAGCGACGGGGGTGCCGCCATGCGTAGAGCCAATCAGTTTAGTTAGTCTTCGCCAGTCGGTTTGGTCCAGTGCTAGGGGCTCAGCTTCACGTAGCGACAGGCCCAGGTGATGTAGGTCCATGGTGACGGCATCGATCCATCGCGTGCGGGGGGCACCGCGGGGTCGTTTCCAGCCGGCACTTTTTGGTTGGAAATTGAGGATAGCATGAGTCGGGTGTTCAGGGGGGAGTCTTTTGACATGGCCATACCAGCGCAGCTGACGTTGTGCAGGTCCTCACAATCCTCAGATCAAGGCCGTTCGATCAGACTCCAAATGCAGTGAATCCAAATTTAGAACAGGTCTCGTGACGTCAATGATGTATAGAGACCTGTGACTTATTTTTGCTTGGAGCGAGTCACGTGAGAGCCAACTACTCACTAACTGCCGGATAGCAACAGGATAAGCTAACAAGGCTCCCGTTTGTTTTGCCTGTTTGTGACGTGCGTGTCTGTGTTTGTACCCGGCCGGTGGCAGCGAGGACGAAGCGGCGGGCGTTTACAAGGCGGCCCGTCAACTCAACATGACCGGTTCCGGTTACGTCTGGATCGTCGGAGAGAGAGAAATGAGCGGAAAAGCTTTGAATGAGGCACCGGACGGTATGGAACACGTGGTCCTTGTCTTCTGCTTCCTGTGTTCATTTTGCTTCCTGTCTTCAACTTGTTCTCTCGGAGTTGTCTCTGCAGACTCTGCGAGATAGCATCGAGCTACATTAGCATGAATTGATTTACATGGGCGTATACAGTGTTTTCTACATGGTTCCAGTGGCATCGTTTTCCTGACAAGTATTGGAAAAACAAAACGTTCTTTGAAAATTGATCATTTTTCCAAACCAAAAAGTTCTTAGAAAATGCCAACGTCTTCAAGTCAAGTCAGATTTGACGCGGGGGCATTGGAAAGCTTGCCAAAGACACCGAGATGAAATTCCAATTGTTGCGAAAAACGATACAGTGGGTCAATGTCGGGATAAGGAAATGGTCGTCTGAAAAATGTGGTTCCAGTGAATGTGAGTGGGTTGCAGCTAGGCAAAGCTACCGTGTAGCTTCATTATTTTCATCATTGGATTGGAAGATGACAGCTGTGATGCCGTTGGCTTCTTTTTGGTGCCGTGCGATCTCGCCGCTTCTGTTTTTTGCCGGTTGAAGGTTCAAACGTGCCAATCACGTTTGAACGCGTTAACCAtgttgcgcgcgtgtgtgcgtgtgcctttCACTGTACTAACATCTTTTGTTTGTGTCATCTTTAGCTTCTTTCTTCTCaccgccgctgctgccgcctgtctgcctgcctgttgTCGTATTTGGCCGGCGGGGGCTTGAATTCAGTGACCCCCTCCGTGCatcgggggggcggggggtggtTGGGGGTTTACGCAGGAAATGGGCaatgccaaaaaaaaacaaaaaaacaagccaAAGCCTCACAGGTACTGGACGAAGTAGGAGGCACCCGACTTTGGAGTTTCTCCAGATAGCCGGTCATCTCTTGAAACTTTGACCTGTTAAGCCAAAGTTTGCCTTCAGAGGGCCACGCACACAGTGGCGGTGGCCAAGGCAACACAACTCGTTTCACGACAAGTAACTGGTAACCCCGTTCTGGCTCGCCTGTTGAGCAGCTTTGGTCCATAGACGGGGCTAATGGGAATTAGCATATGTCAAACTGCAGTGGAAGCTAAGtccgttagcttaatgctaacataacaCGTGAGACACCATGGACGGGCTAATGGGAATTAGCATCGGTCTCAAACGGGGAGGGGGTTGACTGTAATAATAATGTTTGCCGCTGGGGGCCGTACGGCAGACGACCTCTTGTGTTGCCATGACTGTTTTGATGTCATTGTCTGAACAAACGCCAGTAAGACAATGGCAACGTCGTAGTCCGAGTGGATGAGTCGTGCTGTGTTGGAGAGTGGTGTCGTTGATGCATGGTCACGTGACAGGCGTTGCGGAGACATGCCAAATGAAAGAGTGTCGGCTTGTGTGTTTGATTGTGCTGAAAGCATCTTGACAAAGAAGGCCTGGCTTGTATTGCCACGTGACCATCAGCCCCACTAAACTGAGAAGGCGCCATCACAAAACAGATGCCGGTCAACAAGAACGCGTGACACACACACTCGACGTTCTTTGGGAGACACACGATGAAGAACACGGACCGTAATAAAGATAGCTTAGCTTTGCCTGTTAGCATTCCAGTCAAAATGAACGCCTTTGTTGTACAATGATAATTGCACTGTTAGCCACTTTTAGGTGGTGTTTCCagtgagctagctagctagctagctggtgGTATGACCCACTCTTGGAGGTAATTGTGATGGCAAATGCTAATGTGGTAGCTAGTGTTTCCAGTGAGCTAactatctagctagctagctagcaggcAGAATGAGCCACTTTTGGAGGCGATTGCGATAGCAAATGCTAATGGCAATAGCTACTGTTTCCAGTGAGCTAGCTGGCTAGCAGGCGGTATGAGCCACTTTTGGAGGTAATTGTAATACCAAATGCTAATGGTGGTAGTTCGTGTTAACCACGTGTTCTGCGGCGAATGCTGATGTTAGCGAGTAGTTTTAGTCGGTAGGACACGCTAACCACTTGTTAGCCGCGTGTCACATATCATTGGCCAGTGCTAACAGCACAAATGTACTTTGCACTCTATGTGACTGGTGAAGATAAATCTgttgagcattttaattaacaaGCGGCTCTCACCTCCCAGTGTGCATTTTGGTGCCtggagtgtgtgtcaaactgtaaTTAAGGACATGGGTGTAATTAGCATGCGCAGTTATGAGGACACAGCGCtccgcgtgtgtgcgcgtgtacgtgtgtaacccgccagtgtgtgtgtgtgtgtgtgtgcgtgtgtgtgtgtgtgtgtgcgtgtgtgtgcgcgcgcgcacgtgcgcacgtgcgtgcgtgcgtgtcggCTAGGCCTGCTGGGTCTGCAGCTGATTAACGGTAAGAACGAGTCGGCGCACATCAGGGACGCCGTGGGAGTGGTGGCACAGTCCCTGCAGGAGCTTCTGGACAAGGAGAACATCACGGAACCTCCGCGTGGGTGCGTGGGCAACACCAATATCTGGAGGACCGGACCCCTGTTCAAAAGGTGcgccgctcgctcactcgctagctcgctcactcgctagcTCGCTCGCTACACGGGTCGGCAGCAAAGCCGCCAGCCTTGACCCAAACGAGTCAAACGAACATTGAAAGTGCAGTTgcgtgaagaaaataaacaaagcaaGCGCTTGAAAAGAAAAGGATGAATGAGGCGACGCTTTCGACCGGACCAGGGTGCTGATGTCCTCAAAGTACGCCGAGGGCCTGACCGGTCGCATCGAGTTCAACGACGACGGCGACCGACGCTTCGCCACTTACAACATCCTCAACTATCAGCAGAAGCCCGGCAGATTGGTGCAGGTCGGCATCTTCAACGGATCGCAGGTGGGAGGCAATCTGCACGCACGTGGGGCGAGATGTGATCGTGTCGGTGACGTACGCGCGCATGTGCGCGCTTGTGGCAGGTGGTGATGAACCCGCAAAGGAAGATCATCTGGCCCGGCGGTGAAACGGAAAAGCCGGTCGGCTACCAGATGTCGACCAAACTCAAGGTTTGCCACGTGGATGGCAATgaaggctctctctctctctctccctcattTTTCTGAATCTTGTCACGTGCCTGCAGATCGTGACCATCCACCAAGAGCCCTTTGTCTACGTGAAGCCCACAAAAGCGGATGGAACATGTACAGAGGAATACACAGTCAACGGAGTCCTCATCAAAAAGGTTATCTGCACCGGACCCAACGGCACCATCCCAGGTCTGGTGCATGCACGCATGCATACACgaggtccgtccgtccgtccgtccgtccgtccacatGTGCCACACGCGCATCTGGTGTTTCAGGTCAGCCGACGGTTCCTCAGTGTTGTTACGGCTTCTGCATCGACCTCCTCATCAAGTTGGCCATGAGTATGAACTTCACGTATGAGGTTCACCTGGTGGCGGACGGGAAATTTGGAACGCAAGAGAGGGTAAGAAGCAGCGGCCTCCGCTACGCAAGCACACGACAAGAGCCAGGGAGCGAAGGACCGAGCGAGTGAGCGGCTTTTGGCATGGTTTAGGTGAACAACAGCAACAA
This portion of the Syngnathus scovelli strain Florida chromosome 3, RoL_Ssco_1.2, whole genome shotgun sequence genome encodes:
- the LOC125993840 gene encoding putative uncharacterized protein BRD3OS gives rise to the protein MSSSGGTALEDAPAATAPPGGGRAPLASKALSESFARLRYLDTSLLVWRQQQVAAAAATPPPSSYLSRSQSGWYSSYGNSAVVVPDKSRLDEQQGRSRVCTLM